The Bacteroidales bacterium sequence GTGTAAAACCAGGTATTGAACCTTTTTGAATGATCGAATTTATCCGGATCCTCAATGATTTTCAAAAACAGATCATGGAGAAAATCTTCGGCTTTTTCCCTGTTATGGTACAACATCCGGTAAAAGAAATTAAGCAGTGCTTTCGAGTAACGCCTGTAGAGTTCATCGAAAGCACACTGGTCATTTCCTGAAAAAAGCGACATT is a genomic window containing:
- a CDS encoding sigma-70 family RNA polymerase sigma factor, with product MALFKIKKNYRAISDEELMSLFSGNDQCAFDELYRRYSKALLNFFYRMLYHNREKAEDFLHDLFLKIIEDPDKFDHSKRFNTWFYT